The Leptospira langatensis genomic sequence TTTAGCAATTCCGATAGATGGGTCTTTGCGTAGAATGCGGAGACCAGTTCAATGTTTACTGTCACAATAAACACTAGTCTATTAACTGGTTGATTCGAGAATACAAGGAAATAATCTGAGGAACTGCGGAAAAGTCGTTCCGGGCTACTTACCAATTCTTCTTCTTTCTACGAATTAAGTCTCTTTTCCCTTTTGGAAATCCTGCCGATTTAAGGGGTATGGATAGAAAGGACCAAGTTTTAGGACAAAATATTCTGATCTGGGAAAAGGGAAGAGCGGCCTTGCCGTACCTTCTTCTATTTACCGGGATCTTTCTGACCCTGTCCTTGGGTTCTTTCACCATTGCGGAGAACGGGGTCCAGACGAATCTATTCGGCCGCTTGGGGCATTATCTTTCTTGGGGATTTTTATACTTATTCGGGAACGCGGCTTTCGTTCCCGGGATCCATCTCATTCTCACCGGAGGGATCCTTCTTGCAAAACCGAACCAAGATGCCACGAACAAACTTCTGACGATTCCACTCTTTCTTCTCGCGGTAGCGGTCAGCTTAAACGTTTTCGGGAATCCTTCTGTCGTTCCGTTTGCTTCGAACGGTGGAGTACTTGGTCAGGCTCTTGCAGTGGCATTGGAATATGTGCTCGGTTCCACAGGAAGACTTCTCATCCATTTTGCAGTGTACTTTTACGGGATACTCGTGTTCTTGAACGAGTCCCCCGTTCATTTCTTAGGAAGAATACTCGCCCAAGGTGTCTCCTTCGGAGAATGGAAGGCTCAATGGGCGGCCGGTTATAATAGCGGAAGAATCAAAAAAGAAGAAGAGGCCCTTCCTCCTATCTTTCCCAAGGCAAGATCGCAGGCATGGTCCGAGGGTTTGGCGAACATGATGGATTCTTGGAAATCCAATTCGGAAGAAGTCTCCGGGGAAAATATCCCTCCTTGGTTTAAAAGAGAAGTTTCGGGAAAGGCAAGTGAGCCGGCTTCTTCCTTCTCTACAAACTTTTCCGGAAACACATCTGCTCCGAAGGATCTGCAATCCTATATCCAAAGAGAGAAGGCGAAAACTTCTCCGGTCTCTTCTTCTATTCCTAAAGAATCGAATATACAGTACAGGAACTCAGGACTATTACAGGGTTTCTTTGAGGATGATCGAAAGGTATTCCAGTTCCAAACCGCTTCTCCTCAGCTCTTGGAAAAAGTGTACGGTGCTCCGGATAAAAAAGAAGAAGTAGGAAAGTTCTCTTCTAAGTCATGGGAGATCCTGGATCTTAGAAGTGAGAAGAGCGAGACACTAGCATCTTCTCCTGCCAATGCAGAGATCGAAGAGGAATTCGAGATCTTCGACCAAGAAGATCGAAATGGATCCGTTTCCAAAATACCAGCAGAGATCGCTTCTCCGAAGAATATGGAAGAAGGGATCGGATCCGGTACATCTGCTGAAGCAAATGAATACGACATGTCTGGCGCAGAGGATTCGGAAACAGACGGATCCGAAGAAAGCTTCGAAGTCGAGGACTCTGAAGAATTCTTAGAGGAAGAAGAGTATGCGGAAGAGGATGAGGAGGAAGTGGACGATTCGGAAGAAGAAGTTTCGTATGAGCCGGAAGCCATCGTGGTTCCGGAAGTTCTTCCCCCGATCCCTGTTGCAAAACCGGTTCACGTCGAGAAGAAAACAGAAAAGCCTAAGCAATCGGATCTTCCTTTCACTCCTGTTTCCATGGTGCCCGCTTTCCGCTCCAAGAGATCCGTATATCATATTCCTTTAAATCGTTTGCAGACCAATCCTACTAAGGTACAGGACGCTCTTTTCAAGGTGGAGTCCGAGAAGGTTGCCTTCGAGATCGAAAACGCTCTGAAAGTGTACGGCTATGAAGCGAAGGTAGTCGGTTGGGAAAGAGGTCCGATCATCACTCGTTACGAAGTTACTCCTCCTCCGGGAGTGAAATTAGGAAGGATCACTTCCTTGAACGACGAGCTACGAATGTACTTGGCGGTAAAAAATATCCGTATCGTAGCTCCTATCCCCGGCAAGTCCACAATAGGTATCGAGGTGCCGAACAAGCATAGAGAGGATGTCTTTTTAGGGGATATTCTTCGTTCTTCTCTCGCACCGAAACCTAAAAAGGATCTGAACATCGTTATCGGTAAGGATATCTCAGGTAAGTTAGTCTCTATCGATCTAAACAAACTTCCTCACTTGCTTGTTGCGGGGACGACCGGTTCCGGTAAATCGGTTTGCTTGAACGCAATGATCGCTTCCTTGGTATTGAATCTCTCTCCGGAAGAAGTCCGATTCATCATGATCGATCCTAAGATGGTGGAACTTTCTCTATTTGAGGACATTCCTCATCTTCTGATGCCTGTGATCAAGGATGCCCGTAAGGCAACCAAATCCCTCTCTTGGGTGATCCAAGAAATGGAAGCCAGATACGAGGCGGTATCTCAACTGAAATGCAGGGATTTCCGTTCTTATAACGAAAAAGTAGAGGAGCATTATCACAAGGAAGGCTATAGCAAGATGCCTTATCTTGTTGTGTTCATAGACGAGCTCGCCGATCTGATGATGGTTTCCGGCAAGGATCTGGAAGATGCGATCACTCGTATCAGCCAGAAGTCCAGAGCGGTGGGGATCCATTTGGTCATGGCGACCCAAAGGCCTTCTGTGGATGTGATCACCGGTCTCATCAAGGCAAACTGTCCTGCCCGGATCGCATTCCATGTGGCCCAGAAAACGGACTCCAAGATCATTCTGGATATGAACGGTGCAGAATCCCTGCTCGGTAAAGGGGACATGCTCTATAAGTCTCCTACTTCTGCGGATCTTGCTCGCATCCAGGCTCCTTTCATTTCGGAAGAAGAGATCGAAAAGATCGTGGATGAGGCAAAGAAATACGGAGCTCCTACATACGTGGAATTCGATCTGGAAGAAGAGTCCGAATCCGATCCTTCTGAAGAAATGGACGAAGAACTTTTCGATAAGGCTTGGGAGATCGTTCGGACCGATCGCAAGGCAAGCGCTAGCTACTTGCAGAGACGCTTGAAAATCGGATACAATCGGGCCGCTAGGATCATGGAACTTATGGAAGAGAGGGGATATGTTTCTCCGATCCTAGGTTCTAAGGGCCGGGAAATTCTGAGATCCGCCTAAAATCGGGCCTTCGGGGAATTTTCTAACCCGGAAAAGAAACCAAGTGACAGGGGGGCCGATACTCTCCATCCTGGAAAAAAATCTTAAGAATTCACTCTAGAATGAAAGATATTAAACCCCTTGTTTCTCTATTGCGGACACCAATCCTTAGTTTGGTCGTTTTATTCTTTATCCTGGATCTGGGAGCTCAGTCTTCCACAAAGCATAATTGGAATTCTCCGTCCGAGGTAGTAAAAAAGGTCAGAAAGAATTTCTCGGATCTGCAGTCTTACAAAGCGGACTTCATGATCCAAACGGAAGCTAATAAAAAGATCACTACCAAGAAGGGTGTTTGCTATTATAAGAAGGGCGGAAAGATCAAATACGAATTTTCCGATCCGGCAGGAGACGAGATCGTTTCCGACGGAAAGACTCTTTGGATCTTCATTAAGCGTTTGAACGCTGCAGGTAAGCAGGACCTTACATTAAATAAATCGAATAAATCCGGTCCCATCTTCTCTCCTGCAACGGAAGAAGGTCTTTCCCGTATATTCAGAAAGTATCATTATAAATTCGATTCTATAGAACAGCCTCAGGTCTCCCAGAAGGACAATCGTAAATATTTCGTATTGGCCTTGGAACAGAGAGAGAAGATCGGAGGATATGAGACCATGACCCTTTCCGTGGATGCTGAGACGTATTTCATTAAGAAAGCAGTCGCAAGCGACGGAAGAGGGAAGGTGACCACTGTCGAATTCTTCGGAGTGGATCGGAACGCAGATATAGAGGACGGAGTATTTAATTTCCGTCCGGATGGAAATTCGAAAATCGTAAACAATCCCCTGGTTTCGGAAGAGTGATATCTTCCTCGGAAAGGAGAGACAAATTGAATCAGAAGAGAGTCGGGCAAATCCTTAGAGAGGCTAGGGAGGAAAAAAAGCTCACTGTAAAAGACGTGTCCAAGGACACGAACATATCGGTTAAATATATCCTTGCATTAGAAACAGAGGACTATGCGCAGTTTCCGGGAGAGACCTTTACCATAGGCTTCCTGAAAAACTACGGCAGCTATTTAAAGCTGGATACCGGTATGCTGATCAATCTATACCGTGGGGAAAAGATAGAGGAATCCCAGGCTCCTCTTGAAGAGTTGACCAGACCTACTTCCAGTTTTTATTACGATCTGAACTTCGATAAGAATAAGATCATTACTGCCGCTTCGATACTGATGCTTGCACTTGCTTCCTTCCTGGTATACACATTCGTGGACGGGGACTCTTCCGATAGCGATGTTGCCGAAGAGAATAATCGCAAGTTAGAGATCCCGGAAAATATTGATTTCATTAATCGTTCCGTTCCGGAAACAAGACCGGAAAGTTTTATCCTGACTTCCAATCAGGGAGTGAGTTTCAGCGCGTCTAACCAACAGTGTAAGTTATTTATTTCTTCCGTAGAGCAAGGCACAGATAACAATACTGCTGTGCTCGCGTTCAATGTGTATCCTGAGCTAACGGTCTATAAATTCCGTTTGGCCGAAGGACAAGAAAAAGTACTCAGCTATTCCATACCGGAGATCTCTTCTCTTCGCAGGAGCATTCGGATCACCGCTCAAAGTGTGACCGGAAGTTCCGCTAAGGTTTTGGTTTCCTTGAGCGAAGAAGAACAGCGCCAGGGTGCTACCGTTCAGAACAATGCGCAGGGAGAGGATTCTACCAAGACATTGGGAGACGTTCCGATCCAAGTCACTCTGTTCTTTGCGAAGCCTAGCTATGCAGAATTCATTATAGACGGTCAGATGGGATTTAGAGGTCTCATCCAAGCCGGAGAGAATAAATCCCTGGAAGCGAAAGACAGACTGGAATTGAAAGTGGGAGACGGTTCCGCAGTGGAGATGATCCAAAACGGAAAAACCAAGGTTGTTTTGGGCCGTCCCGGAAAATTAGTGAAGAAAGTCTTTGTAAAAACCCCGAATCCTTACGATAGCACCCAGTTTATCATAAAGGAGCTGGGCGAGTAGGATCGTTTGGAAAAGAGATTCTATATAACAACTCTTGGATGTCCTAAGAACACTGTAGACTCCATGAGTATGCACCATTCTCTCTTGGAAGAGGGATTTCTGCCGGCAACACGTCCGGAGGATTCCGACTTCCATTTGATCAATACCTGTACTTTTATCCGTTCTGCAACCGAGGAAACCATCCAGACCATTCTGGGTGCGGCCCAAACGAAGAAGCAAGAAGGCCAAAAGCTTGTGGTGGTCGGTTGTTTTGCGGAACGTTATCCTAAGGATATTTCGGCAGAGATCCCGGAAGTCGATCTGGTATTCGGGACGGGAAAATACTCCCAGGCAGGAAAGATCATCAAGGAAGCCTTCCGTAGAGAACTTTCCTCTATTAAAAAAACGGAATTTAATTCGGATCTATTGGAGAGGATGATACTCTCTCCTGAGATAGAGAATTACTCCAAGCCTTACGCTTATGTGAAAGTATCCGATGGCTGCAATCGCGGATGTGCATTCTGCATCATTCCTTCTCTTCGTGGAAAGTTTGTAGATTCTCCTTTGGAGGAGATCTTGAAAGATACTCGTAGAGCGATCTCTGCTGGAGCCAAAGAGATCTGTCTTGTTTCGCAAGATACCGTTTATTACGGGAAGGACAGCGATAAGCTTTTGGATATGATCCGTGCGGTTTCCGAAGTGGAAAATTTGGAGATCCTAAGACTACTGTATCTATACCCGGACAAGAAGACCGAAAAGATCCTTCGTCTCATGGGCGAGATCCCTAAGATCGCTCCTTATCTGGAATCCCCATTGCAGCATGTATCCGAGAGAGTGCTCAAATCCATGAATCGGAGCGGAGGATATTCTGCCTTTAGGGATCTATATTCTTTGGCGAGAGAAGTCCGTCCCGATCTGGAGATCCGCACCTCCTTCATTCTAGGATTCCCTGGAGAGACGGGAGAAGATGTGGATGAGATCCTTCGTTTTATAGAAGAGACTCGCCCGGAAAAACTGAATTTATTTGCTTATTCTCCGCAAGAAGGAACCAAAGGGGCCGAGATCTCCCAGACAGTTTCGGAAAAAGAGAAGGCGAAACGGATCAATTTGATCCGGGATGCTCATTTGAAGATCTTGCAAGAGATCCATGAATCCAGGATCGGAAAAATATATCCTGCTATCGTTGACGGAGTCGAAGAAGGAACAGCGATCGTTCGCCGTTTCCAAGATGCTCCCGAGATAGACGAAATAGTGTATGTAGAAGATCCTTCCTTGAAGCCTGGAATGATCGGTAAAGTGAAAGTGGAATCTTTTTACGAATACGATATGATGGGAACTTGGTTGGCGTCTTGAATCCGAATATAAATATACCGAATACTCTTACTGTACTTAGGGTGGTCTCCCTTCCTTTCTTCATCTGGTTCTTGTACCAGAAGGAACAGTCTTATCATATCGCGGCGTTGGTCTTATTCTCGTTGGCCTCTCTCACTGATTTTGTGGACGGTTATATCGCCAGAAAATACAAACAGGAAACCGAGTTCGGGAAATTCTTGGATCCGCTTGCGGACAAGATCATCGTAGTAGGCTGCTTTACTACATTCATTTTTCTGCATGAACAGATCGAACTTTGGATGGTCCTACTGATTGTCGGTAGGGACATGCTTATCACTACTCTTCGTTATCTTGCGATCCGTTTAGGAAAGTCCATTCGGACCACTATGCTTGGAAAGGTGAAGACTGCCTTTCAGATGGGAGCCATTATCCTAATCCTGATCTTCTTTATCTTGGTCTCTTCTAAGAAGAGGATCATTATCAACGAGGTCTATCAGAGTGGAAAGGAATCCGGCATGACGGTATTCGGGATCGCTTCCGAGAACGCCATCGCCTTCTTCAAGACTTGGAAGGAGAACGGAACTCCAGGATGGAGCGATCTAGTATTCGGTTTAGGCGGATTCGTTCCTTATTTCGGAATGTTACTCACCACATTTATCACTGTGCTTTCCGGAATACGTTATTTGGTCTCGAATAGGGAAGTCATTCGCCTCGAATCTATTCGGAGGATATTCGGTAAAAATGGAAATTAGACAGGCAATTATAAAAGTATTAGAAAGAAAGCATCTGGCAACCCATGAGGCCGAGGCGGTCCTGAACTCCGTCATGAAAGGTCAGGTGTCCGAGATCTTACTTTCTGCTTTCGTGACTGCAATGAGAGCCAAGGGTGAGACAGTGGACGAGCTCTTGGGTTTCTGCTTTGCGCTCAGAAAGAATGCCTTAAAGCCGAAGACCGCGTTCCCATTCGATATGCTGGACACTTGTGGAACGGGAGGGGACGGCAAGGGAACCGTGAATATTTCCACCTTAGCAGCCTTGACCCTCGCATCCTTGGGCATCAAGGTGGCCAAGCACGGGAATCGATCCGTTTCTTCTCATACAGGTTCTAGTGATATTTTAGGACGATTAGGTTACAATACCGAGAAGACACAGGAGGAAGTGGAGTCCCATCTTCTCTCCAGCGGATTTACCTTCTTATTTGCCCCACTTTGGCATCCTTCTATGAAGTTCGCGGCCCCGGTCCGGAAGGAATTGGGCTTTAGGACCTTCTTCAATATGATCGGGCCCTTGAATAACCCTTTCTCTCCCCAATATCAGATCATCGGGGTATATGAACCTGAGCTAATGGAGACATTTATCCGAGTACTCCAAGGTTTGGGACTGAAAAGAGCCCTTGTATGTCATTCTAGAGACGGATTGGATGAGTTCTCCATTTTTGAAAAAACGGATTATACTCTTTTACAGGATGGAGTAATATCCAGAAATGATTTCGATCCAAAAGAATTGAAGCTGGGGGAACTGAATCCGGCTGAGGTATATACTTCCGGACCAGACCAAGCCGAGTCCTTGGCAAGAAGGATCTTGGAAGGGGAGAAGACTGCAGGAGCACATGCGGTTGCATTGAATGCCGGAGCGGGACTTTTCGTCATGGGTAAGGCCAAAAACTTGCCAGAAGGCTATGAGATCGCATTAGAACAGCTGAGTTCCGGAAAAACAGGTGCCTTCTTTCAAAATTTAATTACCAAAGGATAGGAAAGGAAAATACTGGTCCCAAAAAGGACTTAAAAAAGGAAGCAACCAGGTTTTCAGTATGCAGTTCGTTAGCAATTCATTCCTATTATTCGCACAAGCGGCAGAAGGTGCCGGACAAAGCGGCGCCTTCAACATGATCACTCTTGTTCCATTGATGCTGATCGTGATGTATTTTATCGTGATCCGCCCTCAAAGAAACGAGGAAAAGAAAAGAAAGGCAATGATCGAAGCCCTACAAAAGGGCGATACCGTGATCACTTCTTCGGGGATCCACGGCAAGGTAGTGGAATTCAAGGACAACAACGAGACAGTGGTCCTCGCGATCGCGAAAGACACGAATGTTTCCTTCAATTCCAGCACCATTTTAAAGAAGAAAGAAAAAGAGAAAGAAGCCTGATCGGATAGGTTCCGATAGGTATAGTAAACCGGTGCACGTATGAAAAAGATCCTATGCCTCCTTCTATCCTTAACCCTTATCCTGCCTATATTCGGGCAGGACGGGGAAGAAGTCGATTTCCTGGACAAGGTTTCCGAGCCCAAGAAGACTACTACTTCCACCGCTAAAAAGACTCCTCTTGCCAAGACTTCCCGTAAAAAGAAAGTAAAGAAGAACGCAGGCAAGAAGAAGAAACAGCTCGAAGCCAAGAAAGAAGAGCTGGAACCCAAAGAGGGAGAACCTAAGAAGAAGATAGAATCCGAGATCGCACCGGATGATCCAAGCCAGGGTAAAAATTCAGGAACTCCGGACGGAGGAGAGACTTCTACTGCCGAAAGAGGCAATAAGGAGATCTCTCATCCCGAGGCAGCGGCGGATCTGCAAAAGCCGTACTGGTTTAACGAAGAGACAAATCTAACTCCAAAGAATCTTCCCGGATACGATGCGAGAGCTTCTATTCCGAATGAGGACAATTCCATTCGCCAGAAATTGGGAGAGATCCTGAAACTGGGAGACGACAAGAAGAAGGAAGAGGAGAAGAGAAAGGCTGCCGAGCAAAAAGATCAGGGAGCCTTGGTAGCTTTCTTTGCAGAACATAAGAAAGGCATAATATTAATAACTATTATCATAGCTTTTACTCTGTATCAATTCAGAGCGAAAGGAAGTCGAGTCACTCGACGTTCTCCAGTGACAATTAATAAAGTGAGAAGAGACTAGGAGTCCGAATTTGAAATCTGTTCAATGGATTTTCGTTCCAATCATAGTGGTAGCTGCGTCTTTGACGCTTCTCTATCCTAACTTCGCCGAAAGGGAATTGGAACTTGCAGTAAGAAAAGAATTTAAAGATCTACCGGAAGCGACCCGCAAAGAAGCTTTGGAAAGTTTTGCGGACCGTTGGAAAACAGATTATAACCCGAAAGGCGCTTGGTCCATTGAACCCGATCCCTCCGTTTTTCCGGACCAGGATTTTTATCTCGTAAAAGGGAGATTCATCACTTCTGCAAAGATCAACCAGATCTCGCAAGAAAACCAAGATCTGATATTGGAACCTAAGAACAGGCTGAGACCTACTTGGGTAGAGGATTTTATTTTCGGGGGAAGACCTCTTGCGATCAAGCTTGGCTTGGACTTGCAAGGTGGAATGAGAGTGGTCCTAAAAGGAGACTTTGAGGATTACACTTCCAAACTGAAGGATTCATACGTAAAAGAGATCGAAGAGCTTACTAAGAAGAAGGCCGATGCTTCTCTTGGCGAAAAAGAAAGAAAAGAAGCTTCCGATAAATTGAAAGAGATCGATGGTTATTTCGAACTCACTCCTAGCAGAAAACTCGCAGAGTTGGAAAAAGCGAAGCTCATCATTGATAACCGTCTTACCAACCAAAACTTGACGGAACCTCAGGTCCGTATCCAAAAGGACCAAGACTCGATCGAGGTTTCTTT encodes the following:
- a CDS encoding LolA family protein, translated to MKDIKPLVSLLRTPILSLVVLFFILDLGAQSSTKHNWNSPSEVVKKVRKNFSDLQSYKADFMIQTEANKKITTKKGVCYYKKGGKIKYEFSDPAGDEIVSDGKTLWIFIKRLNAAGKQDLTLNKSNKSGPIFSPATEEGLSRIFRKYHYKFDSIEQPQVSQKDNRKYFVLALEQREKIGGYETMTLSVDAETYFIKKAVASDGRGKVTTVEFFGVDRNADIEDGVFNFRPDGNSKIVNNPLVSEE
- the rimO gene encoding 30S ribosomal protein S12 methylthiotransferase RimO; this encodes MEKRFYITTLGCPKNTVDSMSMHHSLLEEGFLPATRPEDSDFHLINTCTFIRSATEETIQTILGAAQTKKQEGQKLVVVGCFAERYPKDISAEIPEVDLVFGTGKYSQAGKIIKEAFRRELSSIKKTEFNSDLLERMILSPEIENYSKPYAYVKVSDGCNRGCAFCIIPSLRGKFVDSPLEEILKDTRRAISAGAKEICLVSQDTVYYGKDSDKLLDMIRAVSEVENLEILRLLYLYPDKKTEKILRLMGEIPKIAPYLESPLQHVSERVLKSMNRSGGYSAFRDLYSLAREVRPDLEIRTSFILGFPGETGEDVDEILRFIEETRPEKLNLFAYSPQEGTKGAEISQTVSEKEKAKRINLIRDAHLKILQEIHESRIGKIYPAIVDGVEEGTAIVRRFQDAPEIDEIVYVEDPSLKPGMIGKVKVESFYEYDMMGTWLAS
- a CDS encoding SRP-less Sec system protein, coding for MKKILCLLLSLTLILPIFGQDGEEVDFLDKVSEPKKTTTSTAKKTPLAKTSRKKKVKKNAGKKKKQLEAKKEELEPKEGEPKKKIESEIAPDDPSQGKNSGTPDGGETSTAERGNKEISHPEAAADLQKPYWFNEETNLTPKNLPGYDARASIPNEDNSIRQKLGEILKLGDDKKKEEEKRKAAEQKDQGALVAFFAEHKKGIILITIIIAFTLYQFRAKGSRVTRRSPVTINKVRRD
- the pgsA gene encoding CDP-diacylglycerol--glycerol-3-phosphate 3-phosphatidyltransferase; this encodes MNPNINIPNTLTVLRVVSLPFFIWFLYQKEQSYHIAALVLFSLASLTDFVDGYIARKYKQETEFGKFLDPLADKIIVVGCFTTFIFLHEQIELWMVLLIVGRDMLITTLRYLAIRLGKSIRTTMLGKVKTAFQMGAIILILIFFILVSSKKRIIINEVYQSGKESGMTVFGIASENAIAFFKTWKENGTPGWSDLVFGLGGFVPYFGMLLTTFITVLSGIRYLVSNREVIRLESIRRIFGKNGN
- a CDS encoding DNA translocase FtsK, which translates into the protein MDRKDQVLGQNILIWEKGRAALPYLLLFTGIFLTLSLGSFTIAENGVQTNLFGRLGHYLSWGFLYLFGNAAFVPGIHLILTGGILLAKPNQDATNKLLTIPLFLLAVAVSLNVFGNPSVVPFASNGGVLGQALAVALEYVLGSTGRLLIHFAVYFYGILVFLNESPVHFLGRILAQGVSFGEWKAQWAAGYNSGRIKKEEEALPPIFPKARSQAWSEGLANMMDSWKSNSEEVSGENIPPWFKREVSGKASEPASSFSTNFSGNTSAPKDLQSYIQREKAKTSPVSSSIPKESNIQYRNSGLLQGFFEDDRKVFQFQTASPQLLEKVYGAPDKKEEVGKFSSKSWEILDLRSEKSETLASSPANAEIEEEFEIFDQEDRNGSVSKIPAEIASPKNMEEGIGSGTSAEANEYDMSGAEDSETDGSEESFEVEDSEEFLEEEEYAEEDEEEVDDSEEEVSYEPEAIVVPEVLPPIPVAKPVHVEKKTEKPKQSDLPFTPVSMVPAFRSKRSVYHIPLNRLQTNPTKVQDALFKVESEKVAFEIENALKVYGYEAKVVGWERGPIITRYEVTPPPGVKLGRITSLNDELRMYLAVKNIRIVAPIPGKSTIGIEVPNKHREDVFLGDILRSSLAPKPKKDLNIVIGKDISGKLVSIDLNKLPHLLVAGTTGSGKSVCLNAMIASLVLNLSPEEVRFIMIDPKMVELSLFEDIPHLLMPVIKDARKATKSLSWVIQEMEARYEAVSQLKCRDFRSYNEKVEEHYHKEGYSKMPYLVVFIDELADLMMVSGKDLEDAITRISQKSRAVGIHLVMATQRPSVDVITGLIKANCPARIAFHVAQKTDSKIILDMNGAESLLGKGDMLYKSPTSADLARIQAPFISEEEIEKIVDEAKKYGAPTYVEFDLEEESESDPSEEMDEELFDKAWEIVRTDRKASASYLQRRLKIGYNRAARIMELMEERGYVSPILGSKGREILRSA
- the yajC gene encoding preprotein translocase subunit YajC; the encoded protein is MQFVSNSFLLFAQAAEGAGQSGAFNMITLVPLMLIVMYFIVIRPQRNEEKKRKAMIEALQKGDTVITSSGIHGKVVEFKDNNETVVLAIAKDTNVSFNSSTILKKKEKEKEA
- the trpD gene encoding anthranilate phosphoribosyltransferase, giving the protein MEIRQAIIKVLERKHLATHEAEAVLNSVMKGQVSEILLSAFVTAMRAKGETVDELLGFCFALRKNALKPKTAFPFDMLDTCGTGGDGKGTVNISTLAALTLASLGIKVAKHGNRSVSSHTGSSDILGRLGYNTEKTQEEVESHLLSSGFTFLFAPLWHPSMKFAAPVRKELGFRTFFNMIGPLNNPFSPQYQIIGVYEPELMETFIRVLQGLGLKRALVCHSRDGLDEFSIFEKTDYTLLQDGVISRNDFDPKELKLGELNPAEVYTSGPDQAESLARRILEGEKTAGAHAVALNAGAGLFVMGKAKNLPEGYEIALEQLSSGKTGAFFQNLITKG
- a CDS encoding helix-turn-helix domain-containing protein, whose product is MNQKRVGQILREAREEKKLTVKDVSKDTNISVKYILALETEDYAQFPGETFTIGFLKNYGSYLKLDTGMLINLYRGEKIEESQAPLEELTRPTSSFYYDLNFDKNKIITAASILMLALASFLVYTFVDGDSSDSDVAEENNRKLEIPENIDFINRSVPETRPESFILTSNQGVSFSASNQQCKLFISSVEQGTDNNTAVLAFNVYPELTVYKFRLAEGQEKVLSYSIPEISSLRRSIRITAQSVTGSSAKVLVSLSEEEQRQGATVQNNAQGEDSTKTLGDVPIQVTLFFAKPSYAEFIIDGQMGFRGLIQAGENKSLEAKDRLELKVGDGSAVEMIQNGKTKVVLGRPGKLVKKVFVKTPNPYDSTQFIIKELGE